A portion of the Nitratidesulfovibrio termitidis HI1 genome contains these proteins:
- a CDS encoding Ig-like domain repeat protein: MASSSTLADHVNVQVALDSRLIGASDSPTNFFIAAEQSSVSNYAREGNDLIISFADGRELRIAQFFEHGADYHNLVFVHDGSWLTSFDQALEASGDGILDPLVTYESIDDSGAVVALLGILSGVVATALLASDGGGSGGGHLVDSEAPGQPTIDAVEDDVRPVTGPIANGGVTDDTRPTLGGTGEPGSTITIYDNGRAIGSALVGSDRHWTFTPDAPLTDGDHTFTVTATDPAGNESAPSDPITVIVDTQAPDAPTIDAIDDVTHDDQPTLSGTGEPGSVITIHDGDEVIGSVTVDEDGTWTFTPDAPLTDGDHTFTVTATDEAGNESAPSDPITVTVDTQAPEAPTIDAIDDVTNDDQPTLSGTGEPGSVITIHDGDEVIGSVTVDEDGTWTFTPDTPLTDGDHTFTVTATDPAGNESAPSDPITVTVDTQAPDAPTIDAIDDVTNDDQPTLSGTGEPGSVITIHDGDEVIGSVTVDEDGTWTFTPDAPLTDGDHTFTVTATDPAGNESAPSDPTTVIVDTQAPDAPTIGGINDDVAPVTGTVQDGDVTNDNQPTLSGTGEPGSVITIHDGDEVIGSVTVGEDGTWSFTPDTPLTDGDHTITVTATDPAGNESAPSDPITVTVDTQAPDAPVIGGIDDDVAPVTGGVQDGAATNDNQPTLSGTGEPGSTITIHDGDEVIGSVTVDEDGTWTFTPDTPLTDGDHTITVTATDEAGNVGADSGPVTLTVDTQAPTAAVTITAVNDDVDPAQGVVSNGGSTNDTAPAVSGTLSGALGAGEVVEVLRDGVVIGTATVTGTTWSIGDTGLEDGHTYTYTARVVDGAGNVGGISSDYVITVDTTAPSQTVRIDTIYDNVGAVQGVIANGGATDDSLPELRGSLSAALGADEVVSIYRDGVKVGEATVSGTGWTYTDSGLSNGSTYSYTAVVEDAAGNAGAVSPAYDLTLQPTGPVQNVWITEITEDAAPVTGVVANGGHTNSTILNLSGTLTAWLGGGEVVSIYRDGAFLGNAAVSGTNWTYTDPGAMDGEHAYTAVVENSLGDQGSVSNIYTITVDTVPPAQTVAITEVLDNMDPATGPIPNGGQTDDSTPELHGMISAPLSGTEAVHVFRDGVDIGMATVSGTTWTFTDGSLSSGSSYTYTAQVVSAAGYTSVVSNSWTISLNTSTGVQTTSILGVEDDRDPVQGRVANHGWTNDATPTVTGALFAALSSGEKVVVYRDGAKVGEATMVTGTSWAFADSGVADGEHTYTAQVENPGTGALGAMSNAYVINVDTSTPPQSVTISGYMDDQAPVTGTFGFNVPTNDTTPVLEGTISSALAGNEVVAIYRDGVRIGTASVSGTMWTYQDAGLGDGDYSYVARVEDAAGNAGLQSMGVTLTVDTTAPVQTVTITAVNDDVDPAQGVVANGGSTNDTAPAVSGTLSGALGAGEVVEVLRDGVVIGTATVTGTTWSIGDTGLEDGHTYTYTARVVDGAGNVGGISSDYVITVDTTAPSQTVRIDTIYDNVGAVQGVIANGGATDDSLPELRGSLSAALGADEVVSIYRDGVKVGEATVSGTGWTYTDSGLSNGSTYSYTAVVEDAAGNAGAVSPAYGLTLQTTGPDTVVTIAAINDDVDPVQGVVADGGQTNDTSPALSGTLSGALAGGEVVAVYRDGVKVGEATVSGTNWTFTDTGVTDGEHAYTAVVENGTGLQGAMSNIYTITVDTVSPPQTVAITEVVDNMAPATGPVANGGHTDDSTPELHGTISAALSGTEEVHVFRDGVDIGTATVSGTTWTFTDGSLSSGGSYTYTAQVVDGAGNAGASSNSWQITLDTSGGVQEVSILGVTDDQAPDTGLVTNHGWTNDATPTVTGSLFMALSGGEVVAVYRDGVVVGTATVTGTSWTFADSGVADGEHTYTAQVENPGTGALICQSGEYVINVDGTAPTQTVSIDGYADDQVAGTGSFGFNVPTNDTTPLLEGTVSSALAGNEVVAIYRDGVKIGEASVSGTTWTFQDSGLADGDYAYTARVEDSAGNVGADSGPVTLTVDTQAPTAAVTITAVNDDVDPAQGVVANGG, encoded by the coding sequence ATGGCTTCTTCTTCCACTTTGGCAGATCACGTGAATGTGCAGGTCGCGCTTGATTCCCGCTTGATTGGTGCGTCTGATTCCCCGACGAACTTTTTCATTGCCGCCGAACAATCCAGCGTGTCCAACTATGCCCGTGAAGGGAATGACCTGATCATCTCGTTCGCTGATGGACGGGAACTGCGCATCGCGCAGTTTTTCGAACATGGAGCGGACTACCATAACCTTGTGTTTGTCCACGACGGCAGTTGGCTGACCTCTTTCGACCAGGCCCTGGAAGCCAGCGGTGACGGCATTCTGGATCCGTTGGTGACCTACGAATCTATTGATGACAGCGGGGCTGTTGTTGCTCTGCTGGGGATTTTGAGCGGTGTCGTGGCCACGGCCCTTCTGGCAAGCGATGGGGGTGGTTCAGGAGGCGGGCATTTGGTGGACTCCGAGGCCCCCGGCCAGCCGACCATCGATGCTGTTGAGGACGATGTGCGTCCGGTCACGGGGCCGATCGCGAACGGTGGCGTGACCGATGATACCCGTCCCACCTTGGGCGGTACCGGTGAACCAGGCTCCACCATTACCATCTATGACAACGGCAGGGCCATCGGTTCCGCACTTGTGGGTTCTGACCGCCACTGGACGTTCACGCCGGATGCTCCGCTGACGGACGGTGACCACACGTTCACGGTCACGGCCACGGACCCGGCGGGCAACGAGAGCGCCCCCTCCGATCCCATCACCGTCATCGTGGATACCCAGGCGCCGGATGCGCCGACGATCGATGCCATCGATGATGTGACCCATGATGATCAGCCCACGCTTTCCGGCACGGGTGAACCGGGTTCGGTCATCACGATTCACGACGGTGACGAGGTGATCGGCTCGGTGACGGTGGACGAGGACGGCACCTGGACGTTCACGCCGGATGCTCCGCTGACGGACGGTGACCACACGTTCACGGTCACGGCCACGGACGAGGCGGGCAACGAGAGCGCCCCCTCCGATCCCATCACCGTCACCGTGGACACCCAGGCGCCGGAAGCGCCGACGATCGATGCCATCGATGATGTGACCAATGATGATCAGCCCACGCTTTCCGGCACGGGTGAACCGGGTTCGGTCATCACGATTCACGACGGTGACGAGGTGATCGGCTCGGTGACGGTGGACGAGGACGGCACCTGGACGTTCACGCCGGATACCCCGCTGACGGACGGTGACCACACGTTCACGGTCACGGCCACGGACCCGGCGGGCAACGAGAGCGCCCCCTCCGATCCCATCACCGTCACCGTGGATACCCAGGCGCCGGATGCGCCGACGATCGATGCCATCGATGATGTGACCAATGATGATCAGCCCACGCTTTCCGGCACGGGTGAACCGGGTTCGGTCATCACGATTCACGACGGTGACGAGGTGATCGGCTCGGTGACGGTGGACGAGGACGGCACCTGGACGTTCACGCCGGATGCTCCGCTGACGGACGGTGACCACACGTTCACGGTCACGGCCACGGACCCGGCGGGCAACGAGAGCGCCCCCTCCGATCCCACCACCGTCATCGTGGATACCCAGGCGCCGGATGCGCCGACGATCGGCGGCATCAACGACGACGTCGCCCCCGTCACCGGCACGGTGCAGGATGGCGATGTGACCAACGACAATCAGCCCACGCTTTCCGGCACGGGTGAACCAGGTTCGGTCATCACGATTCACGACGGTGACGAGGTGATCGGTTCGGTGACGGTGGGCGAGGACGGCACCTGGTCGTTCACGCCGGATACCCCGCTGACGGACGGTGACCATACGATCACGGTCACGGCCACGGACCCGGCGGGCAACGAGAGCGCCCCCTCCGATCCCATCACCGTCACCGTGGATACCCAGGCGCCGGACGCTCCGGTGATCGGCGGCATCGACGACGATGTGGCCCCGGTCACGGGTGGGGTCCAGGATGGCGCCGCGACCAATGACAACCAGCCCACGCTCTCCGGCACGGGCGAGCCCGGCTCCACCATCACGATTCACGACGGCGACGAGGTGATCGGCTCGGTGACGGTGGACGAGGACGGCACCTGGACGTTCACGCCGGATACCCCGCTGACGGACGGTGACCATACGATCACGGTCACGGCCACGGACGAGGCGGGCAACGTGGGCGCGGACTCCGGCCCGGTGACCCTGACCGTGGACACCCAGGCCCCGACGGCGGCGGTGACCATCACGGCCGTCAACGACGACGTGGACCCGGCGCAGGGCGTGGTGTCCAACGGCGGCAGCACCAACGACACCGCCCCGGCGGTTTCGGGCACGCTGTCCGGCGCGCTGGGCGCGGGCGAAGTGGTGGAAGTGCTGCGCGACGGCGTGGTGATCGGCACCGCGACGGTGACGGGCACGACGTGGAGCATCGGCGACACGGGCCTTGAGGACGGGCATACCTACACCTACACGGCGCGCGTGGTCGACGGGGCCGGGAACGTGGGCGGGATTTCCTCCGACTACGTGATCACGGTGGACACCACGGCGCCGTCACAGACGGTGCGCATCGATACGATTTACGACAACGTGGGGGCCGTGCAGGGCGTGATCGCCAACGGCGGCGCCACGGACGACTCCCTGCCCGAACTGCGCGGTTCGCTGAGCGCGGCGCTTGGCGCGGACGAAGTGGTTTCGATCTACCGCGACGGCGTGAAGGTGGGCGAGGCCACGGTGTCGGGCACGGGCTGGACGTACACGGACAGCGGGCTGAGCAACGGCTCCACGTACAGCTACACGGCGGTGGTGGAAGACGCGGCGGGCAACGCGGGCGCGGTTTCCCCGGCGTACGACCTGACGCTGCAACCCACTGGTCCCGTGCAGAACGTATGGATTACCGAGATAACGGAGGATGCCGCCCCGGTGACGGGCGTGGTCGCGAACGGCGGGCATACGAACAGCACGATCCTGAATCTCTCGGGCACGCTGACGGCGTGGCTCGGGGGTGGTGAAGTGGTTTCGATCTACCGTGACGGTGCGTTCTTGGGTAACGCCGCGGTCTCCGGTACGAACTGGACGTACACGGACCCCGGCGCCATGGACGGCGAACACGCCTACACGGCGGTGGTGGAAAACAGCCTGGGCGACCAGGGTAGCGTGTCGAACATCTACACCATCACGGTGGACACTGTTCCTCCGGCGCAGACGGTTGCGATCACCGAAGTGCTGGACAACATGGATCCTGCCACCGGCCCCATCCCCAACGGTGGCCAGACGGACGACTCGACGCCGGAACTGCACGGCATGATCTCCGCGCCGCTCTCGGGCACGGAAGCGGTGCACGTGTTCCGCGACGGCGTGGACATCGGCATGGCCACGGTGAGCGGGACCACGTGGACGTTCACGGACGGCAGCCTTTCGAGCGGGAGCAGCTACACGTACACCGCGCAGGTTGTGTCCGCGGCGGGGTATACGAGCGTGGTGTCAAACAGTTGGACAATCAGCCTGAATACCTCCACCGGCGTGCAGACGACGTCGATCCTTGGCGTGGAAGACGACCGTGACCCCGTGCAGGGGCGTGTCGCCAACCACGGCTGGACCAACGACGCCACGCCGACGGTGACGGGGGCTCTGTTCGCGGCTCTGTCCAGCGGCGAGAAGGTCGTGGTCTACCGTGACGGCGCGAAGGTTGGCGAAGCGACGATGGTGACGGGCACGTCCTGGGCCTTCGCGGACAGCGGCGTGGCCGACGGCGAGCATACCTACACCGCGCAGGTGGAAAACCCCGGGACCGGCGCGCTGGGGGCCATGAGCAACGCCTATGTGATCAACGTGGATACGTCGACACCGCCGCAGTCGGTCACGATCAGCGGATACATGGACGATCAGGCTCCTGTGACCGGTACCTTCGGGTTCAACGTGCCGACCAACGACACGACGCCGGTGCTGGAAGGGACGATTTCTTCCGCGCTTGCCGGCAACGAAGTGGTGGCGATCTACCGCGACGGCGTGAGGATTGGCACTGCGTCCGTGTCGGGCACGATGTGGACGTACCAGGACGCGGGTCTGGGCGATGGGGATTATTCCTACGTGGCGCGGGTGGAGGACGCCGCAGGCAACGCCGGCCTCCAGTCCATGGGGGTGACGCTGACGGTGGACACCACGGCGCCGGTGCAGACGGTGACCATCACGGCCGTCAACGACGACGTGGATCCGGCGCAGGGCGTGGTGGCCAACGGCGGCAGCACCAACGACACCGCCCCGGCGGTTTCGGGCACGCTGTCCGGCGCGCTGGGCGCGGGCGAAGTGGTGGAAGTGCTGCGCGACGGCGTGGTGATCGGCACCGCGACGGTGACGGGCACGACGTGGAGCATCGGCGACACGGGCCTTGAGGACGGGCATACCTACACCTACACGGCGCGCGTGGTCGACGGGGCCGGGAACGTGGGCGGGATTTCCTCCGACTACGTGATCACGGTGGACACCACGGCGCCGTCACAGACGGTGCGCATCGATACGATTTACGACAACGTGGGGGCCGTGCAGGGCGTGATCGCCAACGGCGGCGCCACGGACGACTCCCTGCCCGAACTGCGCGGTTCGCTGAGCGCGGCGCTTGGCGCGGACGAAGTGGTTTCGATCTACCGCGACGGCGTGAAGGTGGGCGAGGCCACGGTGTCGGGCACGGGCTGGACGTACACGGACAGCGGGCTGAGCAACGGCTCCACGTACAGCTACACGGCGGTGGTGGAAGACGCGGCGGGCAACGCGGGCGCGGTTTCCCCGGCGTACGGCCTGACGCTGCAGACCACGGGTCCGGACACGGTGGTGACCATCGCGGCCATCAACGACGACGTTGACCCGGTGCAGGGCGTGGTGGCGGACGGCGGCCAGACCAACGACACGTCCCCGGCGCTTTCGGGCACGCTTTCGGGCGCGCTTGCCGGCGGCGAGGTGGTCGCGGTCTACCGCGACGGCGTGAAGGTGGGCGAGGCCACGGTTTCGGGCACGAACTGGACCTTCACGGACACCGGCGTGACCGACGGCGAGCACGCCTACACGGCGGTGGTGGAGAATGGCACGGGCCTTCAGGGCGCGATGTCGAACATCTACACCATCACGGTGGACACGGTTTCCCCGCCGCAAACGGTTGCGATCACGGAAGTCGTGGACAACATGGCCCCTGCCACGGGTCCGGTCGCCAACGGCGGGCATACTGACGACTCGACGCCGGAACTGCACGGCACGATCTCCGCGGCGCTCTCGGGCACGGAGGAAGTGCACGTGTTCCGCGACGGCGTGGACATCGGCACGGCGACGGTGAGCGGGACCACGTGGACGTTCACGGACGGCAGCCTTTCGAGCGGCGGCAGCTACACGTACACCGCGCAGGTTGTGGACGGCGCGGGCAACGCCGGTGCTTCGTCGAACAGCTGGCAGATCACCCTGGACACCTCCGGCGGCGTGCAGGAAGTGAGCATCCTTGGCGTGACCGACGACCAGGCTCCGGACACGGGCCTTGTGACCAACCACGGCTGGACCAACGACGCGACGCCGACGGTGACGGGTTCGCTGTTCATGGCGCTGTCCGGCGGCGAGGTGGTTGCGGTCTACCGCGACGGCGTGGTGGTGGGCACGGCGACGGTTACCGGCACGTCCTGGACCTTCGCGGACAGCGGCGTGGCCGACGGCGAGCATACCTACACCGCGCAGGTGGAAAACCCCGGGACCGGCGCGCTGATCTGCCAGAGCGGCGAGTACGTGATCAACGTGGACGGCACGGCGCCCACGCAGACGGTGAGCATCGACGGGTACGCGGACGACCAGGTTGCCGGCACGGGCAGCTTCGGGTTCAACGTTCCGACCAACGACACGACGCCGCTGCTTGAGGGCACGGTCTCTTCCGCGCTGGCTGGCAACGAGGTGGTGGCCATCTACCGCGACGGCGTGAAGATCGGCGAAGCCTCCGTGTCCGGCACGACCTGGACGTTCCAGGATTCCGGGCTCGCGGACGGCGACTACGCCTACACGGCGCGGGTGGAGGACTCTGCGGGCAACGTGGGCGCGGACTCCGGCCCGGTGACCCTGACCGTGGACACCCAGGCCCCGACGGCGGCGGTGACCATCACGGCCGTCAACGACGACGTGGATCCGGCGCAGGGCGTGGTGGCCAACGGCGGCA
- a CDS encoding formylglycine-generating enzyme family protein, with protein sequence MRIEKTWRLGAFLFGLVVTACAACDVFRPLLASGADFTNSAGMEFVFISPGAFIRERRLIVHGDSSAGGAGRADSCTVTISRPFYLGRYEVTREQWYSVMQIQGKPEDAERPAQVSWNDAQEFIRRLNQKEGHVRYRLPTEAEWEYAASAGAGVPFFVNANAHLADYAWFRGNSGLGPSPVGLKAASPWGLYDIYGNVWEWVQDWFGEYPAADETDPVGPAAGTGRVARGCSWKDDAVFCQSSARSSNAPGVRFDCVGFRLAFSPE encoded by the coding sequence ATGCGCATTGAAAAGACGTGGCGTTTGGGCGCATTCCTCTTCGGCCTGGTCGTGACGGCCTGTGCGGCTTGCGATGTCTTTCGTCCGCTCCTGGCTAGCGGGGCTGATTTTACGAATAGCGCCGGAATGGAATTTGTCTTTATTTCTCCCGGAGCGTTTATCAGGGAAAGAAGATTGATTGTGCATGGAGATTCGTCGGCTGGCGGGGCGGGGAGGGCGGATTCATGCACGGTGACCATCAGCAGGCCGTTTTACCTGGGGCGCTACGAGGTGACCCGTGAGCAATGGTACTCCGTCATGCAGATTCAGGGCAAACCCGAGGACGCCGAACGACCGGCACAGGTTTCGTGGAATGACGCCCAGGAATTTATCCGCCGTCTGAATCAGAAGGAAGGGCATGTTCGTTACAGGCTGCCCACGGAGGCGGAATGGGAGTATGCGGCAAGTGCGGGCGCGGGCGTGCCGTTTTTTGTGAATGCCAATGCGCATCTGGCTGACTATGCTTGGTTCAGGGGTAATTCCGGATTGGGTCCTAGTCCTGTAGGGCTGAAGGCTGCCAGTCCTTGGGGGTTGTATGACATCTACGGCAATGTATGGGAGTGGGTGCAGGACTGGTTTGGCGAGTACCCTGCAGCGGATGAAACGGATCCTGTAGGCCCCGCAGCAGGGACTGGTCGTGTCGCACGCGGTTGTAGCTGGAAGGATGATGCTGTGTTTTGCCAGTCTTCTGCGCGTAGTAGCAATGCTCCTGGGGTTCGATTTGATTGTGTTGGTTTCAGATTGGCTTTTTCTCCGGAATGA
- a CDS encoding inverse autotransporter beta domain-containing protein, translated as MVEGSQHSPGRQRALVGLVPVPPAAAVVVASASDPDSETAWIWIPAAEGATSAPARTLDMPRSMTAVLLEQFASLLDAPGPLEPGRDEGLGYHQDGTMRKAGGSSDHGPSDRGQRAASYLRSGLGYGLDAYGFNPDDDPFFDRRDALRRDMDGGYGDYDDIDLSRRAQDRALSRSLGFLNSMGEAAVSDLVDGGRARLNFTIDWDGYFRGEGDVLLPFYDSRYTTIFSQVGVRSMAAQSTDDRWMGNFGLGQRWYPFAVDEKDAGNLMLGYNAFYDHDITRGHQRGGVGAEAQYDWLRLSTNYYYPLSGWKDSPDFDSSLIQERPAEGWDARLKAYLPFYRHVALTGAYSQWYGDHVGVFGADDLEKDPKVWSYGVEYTPIPLVSGFVSQRATEQGRTDTEFGLNVTWHFDMPWEEQISPSKVSELRTVSGAKHEFVDRENRIILEYRAKDGAYRITLLSYNRETREFVLRLQDGFGRYPSGVRMDLSVDDGATVTPTSDLTGPGGTVTGTVSKPGGGMVDLTAKAGNTSETFPLEVPNLAQITGGELTASPTLIQADGGTSGLTLQLTGAGLGNLPVTWSITSGGTLAGLSGQQAATDASGAATATLTGLNAGGGSVTVQATVNGQDYTATIDVSAVAGGSLTASPTQIVANGGTSGLTLQLTGAGLGNLPVTWSVISGSTLAGLSGQQAATDASGAATATLTGLNAGGGSVTVQATVNGQDYTATVDVSSVAGGSLTASPAQIMANGGTSGLTLQLTGAGLGNLPVTWSVISGGTLAGLSGQQAATDASGAATATLTGLNAGGGSVTVQATVNGQNYTATVDVSAMTGGSLTASPTLIQADGGTSGLTLQLTGAGLGNLPVTWSITSGSTLGSLSGQQATTDTSGAATATLTGLNAGGGSVTVQATVNGQDYTATIDVSAVAGGSLTASPTQIMADGGTSGLTLQLTGAGLGNLPVTWSITSGGTLAGLSGQQAATDASGAATATLTGLNAGGGSVTVQATVNGQNYTATIDVSAVSGGSLTASPTQIMADGGTSGLTLQLTGAGLGNLPVTWSVISGSTLGSLSGQQAATDASGAATATLTGLNAGGGSVTVQATVNGQNYTATVTLAEYLLAQSEMDWEGAKAYCASQGMRLPEVNHMGPGDGYLTATSAGMPVDPPFGAINAPWPSGLPLGARYWAGTEYSSDHAVCLGDWNDNGPVVRGCDFNKAWPTDVLCVSQ; from the coding sequence ATGGTAGAGGGTTCACAACATTCGCCTGGTCGGCAGCGCGCCCTTGTGGGGCTGGTGCCCGTGCCTCCTGCGGCAGCCGTGGTGGTCGCTTCCGCTTCCGATCCGGACAGCGAAACTGCATGGATATGGATACCCGCAGCGGAAGGAGCCACCAGCGCCCCGGCGCGAACCCTGGACATGCCTCGTTCCATGACGGCGGTGTTGCTGGAGCAGTTCGCCTCGCTGCTGGATGCCCCCGGCCCTCTGGAGCCGGGCCGTGACGAGGGCCTCGGCTATCATCAGGACGGCACCATGCGCAAGGCGGGCGGCTCTTCGGACCACGGCCCGTCGGACCGTGGCCAGCGCGCCGCCTCGTATCTGCGTTCCGGTCTTGGGTATGGCCTTGACGCCTACGGTTTCAACCCCGACGACGATCCGTTCTTTGACCGGCGCGACGCCCTGCGCAGGGACATGGACGGCGGCTATGGCGATTACGATGATATCGACCTTTCCCGCCGGGCGCAGGACAGGGCCTTGTCTCGCAGCCTTGGCTTCCTGAATTCCATGGGCGAGGCGGCGGTCTCCGACCTGGTGGACGGTGGCCGCGCGCGGCTGAATTTCACCATAGACTGGGACGGCTACTTCCGGGGTGAAGGCGACGTGCTGCTGCCGTTCTACGACAGCCGGTACACCACCATCTTCAGTCAGGTGGGCGTGCGGTCCATGGCCGCGCAAAGCACCGACGACCGCTGGATGGGCAACTTCGGCCTGGGGCAGCGCTGGTACCCGTTCGCCGTGGACGAGAAGGACGCCGGCAACCTGATGCTGGGGTACAACGCCTTCTACGACCACGACATCACGCGCGGGCACCAGCGCGGCGGGGTGGGCGCGGAAGCGCAGTACGACTGGCTGCGCCTTTCGACCAACTACTATTACCCGCTGTCCGGCTGGAAGGATTCGCCCGACTTCGACAGTTCGCTGATTCAGGAACGCCCGGCAGAGGGCTGGGACGCGCGGCTGAAGGCGTATCTGCCATTCTACCGGCACGTGGCGCTGACCGGCGCCTACAGCCAGTGGTATGGTGACCACGTGGGCGTCTTCGGCGCGGACGACCTGGAGAAGGACCCCAAGGTGTGGTCGTACGGCGTGGAATACACGCCCATTCCGCTGGTGTCGGGTTTCGTTTCGCAACGGGCCACGGAGCAGGGCCGTACCGACACCGAGTTCGGCCTGAATGTTACCTGGCATTTCGACATGCCGTGGGAAGAGCAGATATCTCCTTCCAAGGTTTCGGAACTGCGCACGGTGTCCGGCGCCAAGCACGAATTCGTGGACCGCGAAAACCGGATCATTCTGGAATACCGGGCCAAGGACGGCGCGTACCGCATCACCCTGCTGAGCTACAACAGGGAAACCCGGGAGTTCGTGTTGCGTCTGCAGGACGGCTTTGGCCGGTATCCCTCCGGCGTGCGGATGGATCTTTCCGTGGACGACGGGGCCACAGTGACCCCCACATCCGACCTGACCGGTCCCGGCGGCACGGTGACGGGCACCGTCAGCAAGCCCGGCGGGGGCATGGTGGACCTTACGGCCAAGGCGGGCAACACGTCGGAAACCTTCCCGCTGGAAGTGCCGAACCTCGCGCAAATCACCGGAGGCGAACTGACGGCCAGCCCGACGCTGATCCAGGCCGACGGCGGCACGTCCGGCCTGACCCTGCAACTGACGGGTGCCGGGCTGGGCAACCTGCCGGTGACGTGGTCGATCACCTCCGGGGGCACGCTGGCCGGGCTGAGCGGCCAGCAGGCCGCCACGGACGCCTCCGGCGCGGCCACGGCGACCCTTACCGGCCTGAACGCGGGCGGCGGCAGCGTCACCGTGCAGGCCACGGTGAACGGGCAGGACTACACGGCCACCATCGATGTGTCCGCCGTGGCGGGCGGCAGCCTGACGGCCAGTCCGACGCAGATAGTGGCCAATGGCGGCACGTCCGGCCTGACCCTGCAACTGACGGGTGCCGGGCTGGGCAACCTGCCGGTGACGTGGTCCGTCATCTCCGGCTCCACGCTGGCCGGCCTGAGCGGCCAGCAGGCCGCCACGGATGCTTCCGGCGCGGCCACGGCCACGCTGACCGGCCTGAACGCGGGCGGCGGCAGCGTCACCGTGCAGGCCACGGTGAACGGGCAGGACTACACGGCGACGGTGGACGTGTCCTCGGTGGCGGGCGGCAGCCTGACGGCCAGCCCGGCGCAGATCATGGCCAACGGCGGCACGTCCGGGCTGACCCTGCAACTGACGGGTGCCGGGCTGGGCAACCTGCCGGTGACGTGGTCCGTCATCTCCGGCGGCACGCTGGCCGGGCTGAGCGGCCAGCAGGCCGCCACGGACGCCTCCGGCGCGGCCACGGCCACGCTGACCGGCCTGAATGCGGGCGGCGGCAGCGTCACCGTGCAGGCCACGGTGAACGGGCAGAACTACACGGCCACGGTGGATGTGTCCGCCATGACCGGCGGCAGCCTGACGGCCAGCCCGACGCTGATCCAGGCCGACGGCGGCACGTCCGGGCTGACCCTGCAACTGACGGGTGCGGGCCTCGGCAATTTGCCGGTGACGTGGTCGATCACCTCCGGCTCCACGCTGGGCAGCCTGAGTGGTCAGCAGGCCACCACGGATACTTCCGGCGCGGCCACGGCGACCCTTACCGGCCTGAACGCGGGCGGCGGCAGCGTCACCGTGCAGGCCACGGTGAACGGGCAGGACTACACGGCCACCATCGATGTGTCCGCCGTGGCGGGCGGCAGCCTGACGGCCAGCCCGACGCAGATCATGGCCGACGGCGGCACGTCCGGGCTGACCCTGCAACTGACGGGTGCCGGGCTGGGCAACCTGCCGGTGACGTGGTCGATCACCTCCGGGGGCACGCTGGCCGGGCTGAGCGGCCAGCAGGCCGCCACGGACGCCTCGGGCGCGGCCACGGCGACCCTTACGGGCCTGAACGCGGGCGGCGGCAGCGTCACCGTGCAGGCCACGGTGAACGGCCAGAACTACACGGCCACCATCGATGTGTCCGCCGTGTCGGGCGGCAGCCTGACGGCCAGCCCGACGCAGATCATGGCCGACGGCGGCACGTCCGGGCTGACCCTGCAACTGACGGGTGCCGGGCTGGGCAACCTGCCGGTGACGTGGTCCGTCATCTCCGGCTCCACGCTGGGCAGCCTGAGTGGCCAGCAGGCCGCCACGGACGCCTCCGGCGCGGCCACGGCCACGCTGACCGGCCTGAATGCGGGTGGCGGCAGCGTCACCGTGCAGGCCACGGTGAACGGCCAGAACTACACGGCCACGGTGACACTTGCCGAATATCTGTTGGCTCAGAGCGAAATGGATTGGGAAGGTGCCAAAGCTTACTGCGCATCCCAAGGCATGCGCTTGCCCGAAGTGAATCACATGGGGCCTGGAGACGGGTATTTGACTGCCACTTCCGCGGGCATGCCCGTGGACCCGCCGTTTGGGGCCATAAATGCCCCGTGGCCTTCCGGCCTGCCTCTTGGTGCACGCTACTGGGCGGGAACGGAGTACTCTTCAGATCATGCGGTGTGTTTAGGGGATTGGAATGATAACGGCCCAGTCGTCAGAGGTTGCGATTTCAATAAAGCCTGGCCGACCGACGTGCTCTGCGTATCACAGTAG